A genomic region of Arachis hypogaea cultivar Tifrunner chromosome 5, arahy.Tifrunner.gnm2.J5K5, whole genome shotgun sequence contains the following coding sequences:
- the LOC112803804 gene encoding uncharacterized protein, whose protein sequence is MEIEARAAPMVAKKLLNILRIVMVMLRKGISKSKLISEFNLLLKRGKIAASNAISTTLTLHHHYAAAFTRHRSSFRNNKNLSFYPREYQFSCTSSPAFNYHSRRHHRCHHHEDVSTLCKVLEMLKDNNNNSNCEMMMDSPLMPLPGFGKSPKQLRITDSPFPLKDEEDFDDDDGGKIDIKAEEFIKRFYKNLHSQHTNSPYYYSWDR, encoded by the coding sequence ATGGAAATTGAAGCAAGGGCAGCACCAATGGTGGCAAAGAAGCTCTTGAACATTCTAAGAATAGTTATGGTCATGTTAAGAAAAGGTATATCAAAGAGCAAACTCATTTCCGAGTTCAATCTCTTGCTCAAGCGCGGAAAGATAGCAGCCAGCAACGCAATCTCCACCACTCTTACTCTCCACCACCACTACGCCGCCGCCTTCACGCGCCACCGTTCCTCCTTCCGCAACAACAAAAACCTCTCCTTCTACCCTCGCGAATACCAATTCAGCTGCACCAGTAGCCCTGCCTTTAATTACCACAGCCGTCGCCACCATCGCTGCCACCACCACGAAGACGTTTCAACCCTATGTAAGGTTCTTGAGATGCTAAAAGATAACAACAACAATAGCAACTGTGAGATGATGATGGATTCGCCATTGATGCCATTGCCAGGGTTTGGAAAAAGCCCTAAGCAGTTGAGGATCACTGATTCCCCTTTTCCTCTCAAAGACGAAGAAGATTTTGATGATGACGATGGTGGCAAAATTGATATTAAAGCTGAAGAGTTTATTAAAAGGTTTTATAAGAATCTTCACTCACAACACACAAATTCTCCTTATTATTACTCTTGGGaccgataa